A single region of the Solwaraspora sp. WMMD406 genome encodes:
- a CDS encoding aspartate aminotransferase family protein: MLKSTSSSHVIYKAVNGTPIRVVDGAGVWLTDEDGNRYLDTCGGVAVSSLGHRHPRIVAAMRREADRLAWAHAGSFTTDAAEELADLLTAAAPGLDKVQFLSGGSEAVELALKIAYQYHWERGEPRRTTVIARRQNYHGSTLATLAVSGNVQRRSIFEPMLRPTEFVSPCYAYRDQRPGESPEQYAERLAAELEERIVRLGPDTVAAFIAETVVGSTAGAVAPVAGYFRRIAQVCRTYGVLLILDEVMAGMGRTGLPYAYLADDVAPDIVVVGKGLAAGYQPISAIAVTADVHAALAAGSGVLRNGQTHVNHPFACAIALEVQRTIIDDDLLTNVFTRGRQLRRQLTEAFADVDWVGDVRGRGLFVGVEFVADRRTKAPLPEGDRFAAVLKQQALRRGLLIYPAAGTIDGVVGNHVLFAPPFIATESDIAEMVDRFVAVAHDCVEELSKT; the protein is encoded by the coding sequence ATGCTGAAGTCGACGTCGTCGTCCCATGTCATCTACAAGGCGGTCAACGGCACGCCGATCCGGGTCGTGGACGGTGCCGGGGTCTGGCTGACCGACGAGGACGGCAACCGCTACCTGGACACCTGCGGCGGGGTGGCGGTCTCCAGCCTCGGACATCGGCATCCCCGGATCGTCGCGGCGATGCGACGAGAGGCGGACCGCCTCGCCTGGGCGCACGCCGGCAGCTTCACCACCGATGCCGCCGAGGAGCTGGCGGATCTGCTCACGGCGGCGGCACCCGGCCTCGACAAGGTCCAGTTCCTCTCCGGCGGTTCCGAGGCGGTGGAACTCGCCCTGAAGATCGCGTACCAGTACCACTGGGAGCGGGGCGAACCTCGGCGGACGACCGTCATCGCCCGGCGGCAGAACTACCACGGCAGCACCCTGGCCACCCTGGCGGTCTCCGGGAACGTCCAGCGTCGGTCGATCTTCGAGCCGATGCTACGACCCACCGAGTTCGTGTCCCCGTGCTACGCCTACCGAGATCAGCGTCCGGGCGAATCACCGGAGCAGTACGCGGAGCGCCTTGCCGCCGAACTGGAGGAGCGGATCGTCCGGCTCGGCCCGGACACCGTCGCCGCGTTCATCGCCGAAACCGTCGTCGGGTCGACCGCCGGCGCGGTCGCCCCCGTCGCCGGCTACTTCCGCCGGATCGCGCAGGTGTGCCGCACGTACGGGGTGCTGCTGATCCTGGACGAGGTGATGGCCGGCATGGGACGTACGGGCCTGCCCTACGCCTATCTGGCCGACGACGTCGCGCCGGACATCGTCGTGGTCGGCAAGGGGTTGGCCGCCGGATACCAGCCGATCTCCGCGATCGCCGTCACCGCCGACGTCCACGCGGCACTGGCCGCCGGCTCCGGCGTGCTGCGCAACGGCCAGACGCACGTCAACCACCCGTTCGCCTGCGCGATCGCACTTGAGGTGCAGCGGACGATCATCGACGACGACCTGCTCACCAACGTCTTCACCCGGGGCCGGCAACTACGCCGCCAGCTCACCGAGGCCTTCGCCGACGTGGACTGGGTCGGCGACGTACGTGGTCGGGGTCTGTTCGTCGGCGTCGAGTTCGTGGCCGACCGCCGGACCAAGGCACCGCTGCCGGAGGGCGACCGGTTCGCCGCCGTCCTGAAACAGCAGGCGCTGCGCCGTGGACTGCTCATCTACCCGGCGGCCGGGACGATTGACGGGGTGGTGGGCAATCATGTGCTGTTCGCCCCGCCCTTCATCGCCACCGAGTCGGACATCGCCGAGATGGTCGACAGGTTCGTCGCGGTGGCCCACGACTGCGTCGAGGAGTTGTCCAAGACATGA
- a CDS encoding dihydrodipicolinate synthase family protein — protein sequence MSVDPVERMLTFTGSLVALITPFNQDGSIDYGALSDLVARHEHQGTAGLFFLGVAGEGSTLDDAEFTDFVRTVLSADRRLPHFIGCTGHSTADAIRRVATAAEYGADGAILTVPANMGPDQTQAARYFLDVADASTIPIGTFNNPARLLTDLDTATMRTILAHPRIVLHKEGSPRTGQIGELLAERTQVCFLADDSPDQDIMVTSLALGARGIANASGNLLPRELAILAQPWEPATHARDLDSFRALYFRTLPVIKFLYSRRSPIAIKSMMRAVGLPAGHLRAPLTPMDGTEVAAGLAVLRQYVDSCRELGLTTPTATLSI from the coding sequence ATGAGCGTTGACCCTGTCGAACGGATGCTCACCTTCACCGGCTCGCTGGTGGCCCTGATTACCCCGTTCAACCAGGACGGCAGCATCGACTACGGCGCGTTGTCGGACCTCGTGGCCCGACACGAGCACCAAGGCACCGCCGGGCTGTTCTTTCTCGGTGTGGCCGGCGAAGGATCGACCTTGGACGACGCCGAGTTCACGGACTTCGTCCGGACCGTGTTGAGCGCGGACCGTCGCCTGCCGCACTTCATCGGCTGCACCGGCCACTCCACGGCGGATGCGATCCGCCGGGTGGCGACCGCCGCCGAGTACGGGGCCGACGGGGCCATCCTGACCGTACCGGCCAACATGGGCCCGGATCAGACCCAGGCGGCCCGCTACTTCCTCGACGTCGCCGACGCCAGCACCATTCCGATCGGGACGTTCAACAATCCGGCCCGGCTGTTGACGGACCTGGACACCGCCACCATGCGGACGATCCTGGCCCATCCCCGGATCGTCCTGCACAAGGAGGGATCTCCCCGGACCGGCCAGATCGGCGAGCTGCTGGCCGAGCGCACCCAGGTGTGCTTCCTTGCCGACGACAGCCCAGACCAGGACATCATGGTCACCTCGCTGGCGCTGGGCGCCCGGGGCATCGCCAACGCGAGCGGCAACCTGCTGCCCCGCGAACTCGCCATCCTCGCCCAGCCGTGGGAGCCGGCGACGCACGCCAGGGACCTCGACTCCTTCCGGGCGCTGTACTTCCGTACCCTGCCGGTGATCAAGTTCCTGTACAGCCGGCGCAGCCCGATCGCGATCAAGTCGATGATGCGGGCGGTGGGGCTGCCGGCGGGACACCTGCGGGCACCGTTGACCCCTATGGACGGTACGGAGGTCGCTGCGGGGTTGGCCGTTCTACGGCAGTATGTGGACTCGTGCCGGGAGCTGGGTCTGACCACTCCGACGGCGACACTGTCGATCTAG
- a CDS encoding ATP-grasp domain-containing protein — protein sequence MAHIVFVDSGPTGLAALETAKDLGHDVTFVQARDLSTLRLTSTPAEHVAAALAHADRTVTVDTLDDDLVDEVVRIHAATPVDAVLTTSELAVLPTARAAEAIGVRGTAPDRLRRAVRKDECRDALRAAGIRSARHAAVTDLTQALLAADGIGYPLVVKPSRATAKESAAIVHSEAQLRTYFDGLRRERQARDSALEAFIGPRLVMESYLDGVLYSAEILGNGGDIRVMMLTRRERAAHNQLFEVAAVMPGGLSDAQAADVDDYLRTMFSSLGLTVGMYHVEFIMTAAGPVLVEINARMMGGMSPVVFAHVTGADPFELLIREQLGEAHEVPAPPYRTAGIVVAVGSVAGGVVPLGAVERVEQITKAYEPLRSSLRLRAGQRIARLAGNYTVLGYFCLAATSTDEARARGLELLSDLEDAVGLELAKYPTSA from the coding sequence GTGGCGCACATCGTCTTCGTGGACAGCGGACCGACCGGCCTCGCGGCGCTGGAAACCGCCAAGGACCTCGGCCACGACGTCACGTTCGTGCAGGCCCGGGACCTGTCCACCCTACGGCTGACCTCGACCCCGGCCGAGCACGTCGCGGCGGCGCTGGCGCACGCCGACCGTACTGTCACCGTCGACACCCTCGACGACGACCTCGTCGACGAGGTCGTCCGGATTCACGCGGCCACGCCGGTGGACGCCGTACTCACCACTTCCGAGCTCGCCGTACTGCCGACCGCGCGGGCGGCCGAGGCGATCGGGGTCCGCGGCACCGCCCCCGACCGGCTGCGCCGGGCGGTCCGCAAGGACGAATGTCGGGACGCGCTGCGTGCCGCCGGGATCCGCTCGGCCCGACACGCGGCGGTGACCGACCTGACCCAGGCGCTGCTGGCGGCGGACGGGATCGGATATCCGCTGGTGGTCAAGCCGAGTCGTGCCACGGCGAAGGAATCGGCCGCGATCGTGCACTCGGAGGCGCAGCTGCGGACCTACTTTGACGGGCTGCGGCGGGAACGCCAGGCGCGGGACAGCGCGTTGGAGGCGTTCATCGGCCCGCGACTGGTGATGGAGAGCTATCTCGACGGGGTGCTGTACTCGGCCGAGATCCTGGGCAACGGCGGCGACATCCGCGTCATGATGCTGACCCGGCGGGAACGGGCCGCGCACAACCAGCTCTTCGAGGTCGCGGCCGTCATGCCCGGGGGCCTGTCCGACGCGCAGGCCGCCGACGTCGACGACTATCTGCGGACGATGTTCAGTTCCCTGGGTCTGACGGTCGGCATGTATCACGTCGAATTCATCATGACCGCCGCCGGTCCGGTACTCGTCGAGATCAACGCGCGGATGATGGGCGGGATGTCGCCGGTGGTCTTCGCGCACGTCACCGGCGCGGATCCGTTCGAACTGTTGATTCGGGAGCAGTTGGGCGAAGCACACGAGGTGCCGGCACCGCCGTACCGGACGGCGGGGATCGTGGTGGCGGTCGGCAGCGTCGCCGGGGGTGTCGTCCCGCTGGGCGCGGTGGAGCGCGTCGAGCAGATCACCAAGGCGTACGAGCCGTTGAGATCGTCGCTGCGGCTGCGCGCCGGGCAGCGGATCGCGCGGCTGGCGGGTAACTACACCGTGCTGGGATACTTCTGCCTCGCGGCCACTTCCACCGACGAGGCGCGTGCTCGTGGCCTGGAGTTGCTTTCGGATTTGGAGGACGCGGTGGGACTCGAACTGGCGAAGTACCCGACCTCTGCATGA
- a CDS encoding BTAD domain-containing putative transcriptional regulator yields the protein MIVEYAGIAMRITLLGPVHVTMDGVRVDVGPSKQRAVLAILALAANSVVSTDQLIARIWGECPPRRARNVLATYVTRLRRALRVACDGGEAQLVHRRNGYSMECSPEIVDLFRFRRVVQDAALADGSQLAFRLMSSALDGWQVRALSDIGGEWFSITRRGLQYERRDALVHFADLGVEIGEYGRVVRCLDAYLTDEPFDELMIQKAMVCLHLSGHTARALEIYAETHRRFVDVLGFEPGDDLRRTQHQLLCRAGVLTEPAHRSRRP from the coding sequence GTGATTGTCGAGTATGCGGGGATCGCGATGCGTATCACGCTTCTGGGCCCTGTCCACGTCACGATGGACGGCGTTCGGGTAGATGTGGGACCCTCCAAGCAGCGAGCCGTGCTGGCGATTCTCGCCTTGGCCGCGAACTCCGTGGTCTCCACCGACCAACTCATCGCACGGATCTGGGGCGAGTGTCCACCGCGACGGGCGCGGAACGTGCTGGCGACGTACGTCACCCGACTCCGGCGAGCCCTCCGCGTGGCCTGCGACGGCGGTGAAGCGCAGCTGGTGCACCGCCGTAACGGCTACTCGATGGAATGTTCCCCGGAGATCGTCGACCTGTTCCGTTTTCGACGTGTCGTCCAAGACGCCGCCCTCGCGGATGGTTCCCAATTGGCGTTCCGACTGATGTCCTCCGCGCTCGACGGCTGGCAGGTGAGGGCGCTGTCCGACATCGGCGGAGAATGGTTCTCCATCACTCGACGCGGACTACAGTACGAGCGCAGAGATGCGCTCGTGCACTTTGCTGATCTTGGTGTCGAAATCGGCGAATACGGACGCGTCGTCCGATGTCTCGATGCCTATCTGACCGACGAGCCGTTCGACGAATTGATGATACAAAAGGCAATGGTGTGCCTGCACCTGTCCGGCCACACCGCCCGCGCTCTGGAGATCTACGCCGAGACCCACCGACGTTTCGTCGACGTCCTGGGCTTCGAACCCGGCGACGACCTTCGCCGTACGCAGCATCAACTGCTGTGTCGAGCTGGTGTCCTGACGGAGCCGGCACATCGATCCCGCCGCCCGTAG
- a CDS encoding ricin-type beta-trefoil lectin domain protein translates to MFAHVQRIQRRFGALRRRTAAAIFAGMAVLCLVVATIGWGIAAARDDDLTGRPVADDQLSTIMYASRACPMLTPARLAGQLMAESGLDPSATRTTSGGQGIAGLDDKDWRDWAPWPDARRDDAAANIVALARQMCQLSGKLRAAEVPGDPWWLALAAFHTELGEVERSNGVPDGAITYVGSASGYAAYYGKLPQFGGAGDGQPPPGPARQPKAVPAELVALIVQAGSICPQVTPAAVAGQLMASSGFDANLLGPGDRQGIAQFQSEVWQRYGPAEATPWEPTAAVPALGAAMCGLIEESGAAAGEDPYLLALAAYHLGPTALREADGAIDDETRTLLTAVGRFTEFYGADARLAVEPTGSPTPSVSPTPSGSPTPGATPSPAVPSSPPAAAPVNPPANPPADPPANPPAATTSAPKPTPPPAPVRPANARQLVGKETGLCVSAGTTGDGARLTLQRCTEDKTQWWEVRGDGTIRANGLCMDVAWGASADGTPVQVAYCSGNPAQGWRLNNGMIVSTSTNKCLDVDGHGVGAPLNIWYCVANPKQTWSLR, encoded by the coding sequence GCGCGACGACGATCTGACCGGGCGTCCGGTCGCCGACGATCAGCTGTCGACCATCATGTACGCCTCCCGTGCCTGCCCGATGCTCACCCCGGCCCGCCTCGCCGGCCAGTTGATGGCGGAGTCCGGGCTGGATCCGTCGGCGACCCGCACCACCTCCGGCGGGCAGGGCATCGCCGGCCTCGACGACAAGGACTGGCGCGACTGGGCACCCTGGCCCGACGCCCGCCGCGACGACGCGGCGGCGAACATCGTCGCGCTGGCCCGCCAGATGTGCCAGCTGAGTGGGAAGCTGCGGGCGGCCGAAGTGCCGGGCGACCCCTGGTGGCTGGCGCTCGCCGCCTTCCACACCGAGCTCGGCGAGGTCGAGCGGAGCAACGGCGTGCCGGACGGCGCGATCACGTACGTCGGCTCGGCCAGTGGCTACGCGGCCTACTACGGCAAACTGCCCCAGTTCGGCGGGGCCGGCGACGGTCAGCCACCGCCCGGCCCGGCCCGGCAGCCGAAGGCCGTGCCAGCGGAGCTCGTCGCGCTGATCGTCCAAGCGGGATCGATCTGCCCCCAGGTCACGCCGGCAGCGGTGGCGGGGCAGCTGATGGCGTCGTCGGGTTTCGACGCCAATCTGCTCGGACCGGGTGACCGGCAGGGCATCGCGCAGTTCCAGTCCGAGGTGTGGCAGAGGTACGGTCCGGCCGAGGCGACCCCGTGGGAGCCGACGGCCGCCGTCCCGGCCCTCGGCGCCGCGATGTGCGGACTGATCGAGGAATCCGGTGCGGCGGCCGGCGAGGATCCGTACCTGCTGGCGCTCGCCGCGTACCACCTCGGCCCTACCGCGCTGCGGGAGGCGGACGGTGCCATCGACGACGAGACGCGGACCTTGTTGACGGCGGTCGGGCGGTTCACCGAGTTCTACGGTGCCGATGCCCGGCTGGCGGTCGAGCCCACCGGTTCGCCGACCCCGTCGGTGTCGCCCACCCCGTCCGGGTCGCCGACTCCGGGGGCGACGCCGTCGCCGGCCGTACCGTCGTCGCCGCCCGCCGCCGCGCCGGTGAATCCGCCCGCGAACCCGCCAGCCGATCCGCCCGCGAACCCGCCGGCTGCCACCACCTCGGCGCCGAAGCCCACCCCGCCACCGGCACCGGTCCGGCCCGCCAACGCGCGCCAGCTGGTCGGCAAGGAGACCGGGCTCTGTGTCAGCGCCGGTACGACCGGCGACGGTGCCCGGCTCACCCTGCAACGGTGTACGGAGGACAAGACCCAGTGGTGGGAGGTACGCGGCGACGGCACCATCCGGGCCAACGGTCTCTGCATGGACGTCGCCTGGGGCGCCAGTGCGGACGGCACCCCCGTGCAGGTCGCCTACTGTAGCGGCAACCCGGCTCAGGGATGGCGACTGAACAACGGCATGATCGTCAGTACGTCGACGAACAAGTGCCTGGACGTGGACGGTCACGGGGTCGGCGCGCCGCTGAACATCTGGTACTGCGTGGCCAACCCCAAGCAGACTTGGTCGCTGCGGTAG